The following proteins are co-located in the Triplophysa dalaica isolate WHDGS20190420 chromosome 2, ASM1584641v1, whole genome shotgun sequence genome:
- the LOC130435961 gene encoding uncharacterized protein LOC130435961, translating to MASYCRLCAGPIDPQDTHEHCIACLGLAHAEAAFCESDCAHCADLPARVLRTRRNIARGNIGSRLTATNESLVSLPAPRGSGDDTAPGRCPLPSPHSPVLYADESLRPPPSVLGAVSFGAEEDDDSMSISASDKDWAGSERDRPDLESTPDLHEEFMRVLEKAVSELDITWSSPEEPAKSKLDSWYLQAGRRQATSKRSAPFFPDVHEHVVKSWSAPQSARVHAATQSMFAHVVGAEAHGYVRMPPVEETLAAHLCPSTTSLGSDPGLPSKPCRFTAHLAGKAYASAGEAASALHAMAVLQVFQAKILQSLDSGSLEADATRDLRAATDFALMATKRTAQAIGRSMGFMVVLHRHLWLTLADLKDADRKSLLNAPITPSGLFGDVVESVVERFGETQKRAKAMSHVLPRRSYQPGRPNSTLLPPRLLEVVSRMHGLNNGRACLRRGTGRREDRREDRRATTAERHRLPSRHPDGPIKRRREFVSVPVAPKRRCLHQFSPAVAGEHCNVVNVCVNAIKTHTCSQKELFPPHTTNAAFLALPRCSAKPQLIPTITSLPSSTVFPVGERRLESHARAISPPVQLASLHQRASLNGPLTVTPEEIRPLCLFLDAWKAIPDISHWLLNVIAHGYTLQFRRRPPRFSGVVPSLTSAQNAPVLRQEIGSLLAKGAIERVPPNERESGFYSRYFVVPKRDGGLRPILDLRPVNRALHKRAFRMTTLKQILAQVRPGDWFASVDLKDAYFHVQIAKRHRKFLRFAFAGSAYQFAVLPFGLALAPRTFSKCVDAALSPLRASGMRILNYLDDWLILAHSREALSGHTQMLLRHLTSLGLRVNMQKSKLTPSQSITYLGVCFDSVEMRARLSQERTESISSALHLLRPGRSVPLREFQRLLGLMASASAVCHLGLLHMRPLQFWLKARVPWKAWSSGRVRVPVTLSCLSALSPWRDPSMFSRGVPLGLVTRRIVVTTDASSSGWGAVCEGMPASGLWTQSQRKWHINCLELMAVSLALHTFQSRLEKKHVLIRTDNMSVVSYINRQGGVRSGTLFKQAASLLLWADRHLLSVRAAHIPGRLNCGADMLSREGLPHGEWRLHPDSVRSIWERFGTAEVDLFATSENAHCPLYFSLTHSPMGSDALTVRWPNVRLYAFPPVKILPLVLCKIREETATVILVAPFWPNQPWFPDLSELLTAPPWRIPLRRDLLSQANGTIFHPSPQLWSLHAWPLRGF from the exons ATGGCTTCATACTGTCGTCTTTGCGCGGGTCCCATTGACCCGCAGGATACGCACGAGCACTGCATTGCCTGCCTGGGCCTGGCTCATGCGGAGGCTGCATTCTGCGAGTCCGATTGCGCGCACTGTGCGGACCTGCCGGCGCGTGTCTTGAGAACTCGCAGGAACATCGCTCGTGGAAATATAGGGTCAAGGCTCACTGCCACCAACGAGTCGCTGGTGAGTCTACCCGCTCCAAGGGGGAGCGGCGACGACACGGCTCCGGGCCGCTGTCCTCTGCCGTCACCCCATTCCCCAGTCCTCTACGCCGACGAGAGTCTTCGTCCCCCGCCTTCCGTCTTGGGCGCCGTTTCCTTCGGCGCTGAGGAGGACGACGACTCCATGTCCATCTCGGCTTCAGACAAGGACTGGGCAGGGTCGGAGCGGGATCGCCCCGACCTAGAGAGCACCCCGGACCTCCACGAGGAGTTCATGAGGGTCCTCGAGAAGGCCGTCAGCGAGCTCGACATCACCTGGAGTTCACCTGAGGAGCCGGCAAAAAGTAAGCTCGACTCGTGGTACCTTCAGGCGGGCCGCCGTCAGGCCACATCAAAGAGGAGTGCGCCATTCTTTCCAGATGTCCACGAGCACGTGGTGAAATCGTGGTCTGCTCCTCAGTCGGCGCGCGTTCACGCCGCTACGCAATCCATGTTCGCCCACGTGGTCGGAGCGGAGGCCCACGGTTACGTGCGCATGCCACCCGTCGAGGAGACCCTCGCCGCTCATTTGTGCCCTTCTACCACCTCGCTGGGCTCGGACCCAGGCCTGCCGTCGAAGCCGTGCAGGTTTACCGCTCATCTCGCCGGTAAGGCTTACGCATCCGCCGGAGAAGCCGCTTCCGCTTTGCACGCAATGGCGGTGCTGCAGGTGTTCCAGGCTAAGATCCTTCAGTCGCTGGATAGCGGCAGCCTGGAGGCGGACGCCACGAGGGATCTGAGGGCAGCGACCGACTTCGCTCTGATGGCAACGAagcggaccgcacaagctaTCGGCCGATCCATGGGGTTCATGGTCGTCCTACACCGTCATCTCTGGCTTACGTTGGCGGACCTGAAAGACGCTGACCGTAAGTCTCTCCTCAACGCCCCGATCACTCCCTCCGGCCTCTTTGGTGACGTCGTGGAGTCGGTGGTGGAGCGCTTCGGGGAGACGCAAAAGCGCGCCAAGGCCATGAGTCACGTGCTCCCGCGACGCTCTTATCAACC AGGCCGACCAAACAGCACGCTGCTTCCGCCCAGGCTTCTCGAGGTCGTGAGCCGGATGCACGGCCTAAACAATGGTCGGGCCTGCCTAAGAAGAGGTACGGGCCGAAGGGAGGACCGCAGAGAGGACCGCCGCGCCACGACGGCGGAGCGTCATCGTCTGCCAAGCCGTCATCCTGACGGACCtataaagaggaggagagagtttGTGAGCGTCCCGGTGGCCCCCAAACGCCGCTGTTTGCATCAGTTTTCCCCCGCGGTTGCGGGCGAACAttgcaatgttgtaaatgtctgtgtaaatgcaataaaaacacatacctgttCACAAAAAGAGCTCTTTCCCCCTCACACGACCAATGCTGCGTTCCTTGCCCTGCCACGGTGCAGCGCGAAGCCGCAGTTAATCCCGACTATAACCAGCCTTCCCTCGTCCACGGTCTTTCCCGTGGGCGAGAGACGGCTGGAGTCTCACGCACGGGCTATTTCCCCGCCAGTGCAATTAGCCTCGCTGCACCAGCGTGCTTCCCTAAACGGTCCGCTGACGGTAACGCCCGAAGAGATTCGGCCATTATGTCTGTTTCTGGACGCGTGGAAGGCCATTCCGGACATTTCTCATTGGCTACTAAATGTGATAGCACACGGGTACACCCTGCAGTTCAGACGAAGACCTCCCCGCTTCAGCGGTGTGGTTCCGTCGCTTACGTCAGCGCAAAATGCGCCTGTGTTGAGGCAGGAAATCGGCAGCCTGCTCGCGAAAGGAGCGATCGAGCGTGTCCCTCCGAACGAGCGAgaaagcgggttttacagccggtACTTTGTAGTGCCcaagagagatggtggtctgcGTCCGATTCTGGACTTGAGACCCGTCAACCGAGCCCTTCACAAGCGAGCGTTCAGAATGACAACTCTAAAACAGATCCTGGCACAAGTGCGTCCCGGGGACTGGTTTGCATCCGTGGATCTGAAGGATGCGTACTTTCATGTTCAGATAGCCAAGCGCCACCGAAAGTTTCTGCGATTCGCTTTCGCGGGTTCAGCGTACCAATTTGCCGTACTCCCGTTCGGACTGGCATTAGCACCGCGCACATTCTCGAAGTGCGTGGACGCGGCGCTTTCCCCTCTCAGAGCGAGCGGTATGCGCATTCTGAATTATCTGGACGACTGGTTAATTTTAGCCCACTCACGGGAGGCGCTATCCGGTCATACGCAAATGCTGCTTCGTCACTTGACATCCCTGGGGCTACGcgtgaacatgcagaaaagcaagCTCACTCCGAGTCAGTCAATAACGTATCTGGGGGTATGTTTCGACTCAGTGGAGATGCGCGCTCGCCTCTCTCAAGAGCGGACGGAGTCCATCTCTTCAGCTCTACATCTGCTCAGGCCGGGTCGGTCTGTTCCACTGAGGGAGTTTCAGAGGCTTTTGGGTCTCATGGCGTCAGCCTCGGCGGTCTGCCACCTGGGTCTtctgcacatgcgaccgctacagTTTTGGCTGAAGGCTCGTGTTCCATGGAAAGCATGGTCCTCGGGTCGAGTGCGAGTCCCGGTTACACTCAGTTGCCTCAGTGCCCTGAGCCCATGGCGCGACCCAAGCATGTTCAGTCGGGGAGTTCCCCTGGGGCTGGTTACGAGACGCATAGTCGTTACGACGGATGCGTCGTCCTCGGGATGGGGTGCAGTGTGCGAGGGCATGCCGGCATCCGGCCTTTGGACACAGTCACAgagaaaatggcatataaattgCTTGGAGCTGATGGCGGTGTCTCTAGCTCTCCATACTTTCCAGTCGAGACTGGAGAAGAAACATGTCCTGATTCGCACCGACAACATGTCCGTGGTTTCGTACATAAATCGCCAGGGAGGAGTCCGCTCAGGAACTCTTTTCAAACAGGCTGCGAGTCTCCTACTGTGGGCAGATCGGCATCTACTCTCTGTCAGGGCAGCGCATATCCCCGGTCGTCTGAACTGCGGAGCGGACATGCTTTCGAGGGAGGGTCTTCCGCACGGAGAATGGAGGCTTCATCCAGACTCAGTGCGGTCAATTTGGGAGCGCTTTGGGACGGCGGAAGTGGATTTATTCGCGACGAGCGAGAACGCGCACTGCCCGCTGTATTTCTCGCTGACCCATTCCCCCATGGGGAGCGACGCTCTGACGGTGCGATGGCCGAACGTTCGGCTTTACGCGTTTCCTCCGGTGAAGATTTTGCCCCTGGTGCTGTGCAAAATCAGAGAGGAGACGGCGACGGTGATCCTCGTCGCTCCGTTTTGGCCGAATCAACCGTGGTTTCCGGACCTAAGCGAATTGTTAACGGCACCGCCGTGGCGGATTCCCCTCAGGAGAGACCTGTTGTCCCAAGCGAACGGCACGATATTTCACCCCAGCCCGCAGCTGTGGAGTCTTCATGCCTGGCCTCTTCGggggttttaa
- the LOC130438109 gene encoding coiled-coil domain-containing protein 127-like encodes MSNPDNGNRPPQQGDGGSIWNNYFGLLPYLGLAAYRYFWVKHTEREIEKIKEKYEMDLVKKDQTLNMKDQEQTVLVALKKVEHKLKERQYVYCSPFAFRKRRLEIEDDLHQMSKNPIFARLNMAYELNDIFRNDHHCAPERFNRNDELNGKLMWVYMNQWEKKLMPEKAEADVLGNIKTFFKMNP; translated from the exons atgaGTAACCCTGACAACGGGAATAGACCACCGCAACAGGGCGATGGTGGCAGCATTTGGAATAATTATTTCGGACTGCTTCCGTACCTGGGACTAGCTGCATATA GATATTTCTGGGTAAAGCACACTGAAAGGGAAATCGAGAAGATCAAGGAAAAGTATGAAATGGATCTGGTGAAAAAGGACCAGACTCTAAACATGAAAGATCAAGAACAGACAGTATTAGTGGCTTTGAAAAAGGTGGAGCACAAGCTTAAAGAAAGACAGTATGTCTATTGTAGTCCCTTTGCATTTCGTAAGAGGAGGTTGGAGATAGAGGATGACCTGCATCAAATGTCCAAAAATCCCATTTTTGCTCGTCTGAATATGGCATATGAGCTCAACGATATTTTTAGGAATGACCACCATTGTGCCCCTGAACGTTTCAACAGAAATGATGAGTTGAATGGGAAACTCATGTGGGTTTACATGAACCAGTGGGAGAAGAAGCTCATGCCAGAAAAAGCTGAAGCTGATGTTCTTggcaatattaaaacattttttaaaatgaatccTTAG